DNA sequence from the Vallitalea longa genome:
CTAATCTATTAATTAATATATCTACTGTTATTATACTAGACGCTCTATAACCTAGCAATAAAAATTCTCAGCTTTTGAAAAATATGTAATTATTCTTAAATAAATATACCAATTCTTCAAATATATGTTAGAATAAAAATATTAGGTTGTTTAATAAATACTTTTTTCAACTTAATACATAATATATTCAACCTATACTTATGGCTTAAACTTTTAACCTTTAATATATACGGATTATATACAATCAAATAAATGATGAATACTCTTATATTGAGCTACTTGAATATTAAAGGAAAAGAGTTGAGTAATATAATTAATTATTGAGGAGGCAACGCAAAATGAATATGAAATGGAATCTTGACAAACTCTATACATCTTTTGAATGCGAAGAAATCAAAAAAGATTTTCAACTTGTAGAAAAACTTATAGAAGATACAACAAATTTTGTAAACGTTAATACTGCAACAACTGATAATGCCAAAAACAAACTAGAAAAATATTATGAATCAAAGAATAACTTAGAAAATGTTATTAGTAGACTATATGACTATGCATATCTAACTTATAGCGTAGATACAAAAAATAATGCAGCTATAAAACAAATGGAAAAAGTTGAAAGCTATATTCCTAAACTCACTATTTTAGATGTAAAAATACAAAAATGGCTAAATAAGCTTGATGGTCTAGATGAAATTATTGCATCTTCTGATTACTTGAAAGAACATGAGTACATAATCAAAAGCAATAAAAAATTAGCACAATATCTATTAAGTGACGAAGAAGAACAGTTAATCGCAGAAATGCAGAATACTGGTTCTAATGCTTGGTCTAAATTACAAGAGACAGTAACATCTTCACTATTAGTTGATTACGAAGATGAAAAGTTACCTTTGACAGTAATTAGAAATTATGCTTATGATTCATCCGCTGAAAAAAGAAAAAAAGCTTATGAAGCAGAATTAGAAGCATATAAAAAAATTGACCAATCTTCAGCAGCATGCTTAAATGCTATTAAGGGAGAAGTAATTACTTTAGCTAAAAAAAGAGGTTATTCTTCACCTCTTGATATGACTCTTGTTGGTTCAAGAATGGATAAAGAAACTCTTGATGCTATGATAACTGCTATAAAAGAATATCTGCCTTCTTTCCATATGTATCTTAAAAAGAAAGCCAAAATGCTTGGACATGAAAAAGGACTTCCTTTCTATGACTTGTTTGCTCCAGTAGGGGAAGTTGATATGCAATATACTTTTGAAGAAGCTAAAGATTTTGTTGTTTCTAATTTTACTTCTTTCAGTAACAAACTTGGTAACTTTGCAAATAATGCTTTTGAAAATAGATGGATTGATGCAGAACCTAGAGAAGGTAAAATAGGTGGTGCTTATTGTAGTAATCTTCACTGTATAAAAGAAAGTAGAATCATGGCTAATTTCTCAGGAAGTCTTAATGATGTTACTACATTAGCACATGAATTAGGACATGGATACCATGGAGACTGCCTCAAAGATGAATCCAGCCTCAATAGTGATTATCCTATGCCAATAGCAGAAACTGCTTCAATTTTCTGTGAAACCATAGTAATGAATGCAGCTCTTAAGAATGCTACTGATGAAGAAGCACTTGTTATATTAGAAAATGATCTTATGGGTTCTAACCAAACTATAGTAGACATATATAGCCGTTACTTATTTGAAACTGCTTTATTTGAAAATAGAAAAACTTCTTCATTATCAGTGGATGAATTGAAAGAAATAATGTTAGATGCACAAAAAGAAGCATATGGTGATGGTCTAGACCATAATGTGTTACACCCTTATATGTGGACATGCAAACCTCATTACTATTTTTCAGATGCTAACTTCTATAATTTCCCATATGCCTTTGGCTTATTATTTGCAAAAGGATTATATGCTAAATACCTAGAAATGGGTAGTGATTTCATACCTAAATATGATGAATTGCTTAATGCGACAGGTAAGAATAATGTCAAAGATGTATTAGCAATAATGGATATTGATTCACATGATGTTGATTTCTGGAGAAGTTCACTTGAAATAGTAAAAAAAGATATAGATAAATTTTTAGCTTTATAACAAAATCTATCTATAGAAACATAAACTGCAATCAATAAATATTAAAAACAAAATTATAAGTATCATTTTTCTATAAATTAAGTTAAAACAAATATTAACTATTATAATGAGAATTCTGTCATAAATGTATAACAAAATGTCTAATTTTTACATTTTAATTATATAGATAGAATTCTCTTATTATTTTCTTAAAATTTTATAAATAAGCCTTTAACATATTGTAAATATATGGTAATATATTATTATAATGTTAAACGGGGTGATCTTGTGTCTAATCTAAATCATACTATAACAGAAAAATTTCAATGTACAGTTAAAGAAAACGATTATTTCAATAAAAACATACTTGATCAATTAGCTAAATTACAAGAAGTTGCTGCAAAACTTAATAAAAATATTATCAGAGCTTGCACTTATTGTGGTTGTATTGAAATTAATGCAAATAATAAGCTCTATTCTTATAATGATGATATTAATCTAGATATGATTAAAATTCTTGATCCTCATCATATTACAGGTACACTCTGTGAAGACTGTAGAGATAGAATTGAAAATGATATCGGAAGTTGTCTTTATCACTTGGCTTGTATCAGCAACTCCTTTGATCTTAATCTAAACGGTATCCTATTACAAGAAATGAACAAAGTAAATCTGCTTGGAAAATTCAACATTGAATGAAATGATAAAATAATTTTGGAGATAATATAGGAGAATATCCATCAGCCACTAGCAATCTATATATTGGTTGAATTTTGTGTTAGTAGCTTATTGCTACATATTCCCCTATACTATCTCCATGTTAATATTTTTCTATTATTTCAATTTAGATTTGCTTAACTAATGTACATGTATTTCACCTTTATAGCCTTACAAAAAATGGTATATATTGTTCTCTTAGATAAACATTTTCAACTAGAATATATTATTTAAAGCTTCAGCTACATTATTTACACCGATTATTTCTATTCCATCTATTTTAATACCTTTTACATTAGTTTTTGATATAATACATTTTTTGAAACCCAATTTCTTAGATTCTAATATTCTTTTCTCTGCCATTGTAATTCCTCTAACTTCTCCTGTAAGTCCAACTTCTCCCATAATTACAGTTTTAGAATCTACGGGAATATTCTTGAAACTAGATGCAATAGCACATACAATACCCAAATCAAGACTTGGTTCTGTAATCTTTAATCCTCCAGCTATATTAACATAACTGTCATAACTAGCTAACTGCATACCTATCTTTTTTTCCAAAACCGCCATAAGTAGTACAACTCTATTATAATCTGTCCCTGTTGCAGTTCTTCTAGGCATACCAAAATTGGTAGGACTAGTCAAAGCTTGGACTTCTACCAACATAGGTCTAGTTCCTTCCATACAGCAAGTCACAATTGAACCAGGAGAGTTGATTGGTCTACCAGTCAACATATATTCGGAAGGATTTGGTACTTCCTCCAATCCTTTGTCTCTCATTTCAAAAACACCAATTTCATTAGTAGAACCGAATCTGTTTTTAACTGCTCTAAGTATTCTATATGAAGCACTCCTAACCCCTTCGAAATATAATACAGTATCAACCATATGTTCTAATACTCTAGGTCCAGCGATGGCACCTTCTTTAGTGACATGTCCAACAATAAATGTAGATATACCTAACCCTTTTGCAACTTTCATTAGAGCCGCAGTTACTTCTCTTACCTGACTGACACTACCTGCCGCTGAAGTTATATCATCACTGTAGATAGTTTGGATAGAATCAACTATTACAACACTTGGTTTTGTTTCTTTTATGACTTTCAAACAATAAGTCAGATTAGTTTCAGTGTATAGAGTTAATTTGTCCCCATTAACTCCCAGTCTATCACCTCTCATTTTAATTTGCTGCAAAGATTCTTCACCTGATATGTATAATACATCAATATCTTGGTCACATAGATACTGACACATCTGTAATAGCAATGTGGATTTACCGATTCCAGGATCTCCTCCTACCAATGTTAGAGAACCTTTTACTATACCTCCACCAAGAACACGGTCCAATTCACCTATATTGGTTGTTAGTCTTTCTTCCTCATTCATTTCTATACACGAAAGTTTTTTAGGTTTGCTTTTTATATTTATATCGTTATTAGTATGTACATTCTTTGTTTTTATTTTGATTTCTTCAACAAATGTATTCCATTGTTTACATGCTGGACATTGTCCCATCCACTTTGCTGATTCATTACCACATTCTTGACATACAAATACACTTTTCTGCTTGGCCATAACATCCTCCCTTATTTTTGTTATCTAAAATAAATATCTACAAAATAGAAATAGGGGCATTATAACCCCTTAAGTCTATCAAAATCTAATCTGAAATTATTATACTGCTATAATTATATCTTTAATAACAAAATAATAATTGAAACCAAACCCATACAAAAATTGACTAAACATAGAAATGTAACTACTTGCCTCTGATTTAATCCTGCTGACAAAAGTCTGTAATGAACTTGACTTCTATCTGCCTTATACACAGCTTTTCCTTCTAAAAAGCGTTTTATTACTACAAAGATGTTATCAAATATTGGTACACCCAAAGCAAGAATTGGTATCAGTAATGACAAAACAGTCGCTTGCTTAAAAGCCCCATCTAACGCAATAACTCCTAATATATATCCTATGAAAGTCGCACCTGCATCACCCATATATATTTGAGCAGGTTGCTTATTATATTTCAAATATCCTATTAGTACACCAGTTAATATAATGGCCATCATGGCTGAATTCACCTGACCTTTAGCTAATGCAACAATAAATAATGTTATAGCGGATATAGCTGAAATACCACCAGCTAAACCGTCCAATCCATCAATAAAGTTAATAACTGTTGTGACACCAAAAATCCATGTGACAGTTAATAGAAATTGTAGTATCACAGGTAGTAAAACATATTCATGAGTTATTGGATTAGTAAAACCATAAAAAATCATACCAGATTGATAGGCAACAATCGCTGCACCCACTTGCACGATAGATTTAGGTAATGCTGGAAATTCTTTTTTCTTAGTTTTAAACCAATCATCAATAATACCAATGGATAAAATCATTAACGAACCAATAAGTAACGCTATAGATTTGCTATTTATTCCTTCAGAAAAAGACAAATAAGTGACCATAAAGCCTAAGAAGATTCCGACTCCAGCTAAGCCAGGAACAGGTTTTTTATGGATTTTCCTAGATGTTGGTTTATCTACAAAATCAATTTTTATTGCGAATTTCTTTAGTTGTGGAATTAACAGATACACGATTAAAAAAGCTATTAAAAAAGCTATTATGTAATTCATAGTTATCCTCCTCATTTGTACAACAAAATAATAGCATAAAAGAATTATATTTACAAGATTATACCATTCTTTTGATGCATAAAAAAGGACAGCTATTTAAGCTGTCCCATGTATTATGCTTTTTTTATCATTACGTTTTGCATCCCACAACTTGAAAAATCAACACTAAAACTTACTTTTCCAGCTAAATTAGCTTTCATCTTGCCTACTTGTACTTGATTTATATATATCCTATATTCTTGGTCTGCTTCTAATTCTAACGTAATCTGTGCATCTTCTATTCCTTCAACTTGAAAATCAATTATTTTATCGCTAATTGAAAAATTATGGACTGTTGTTCCTGGTACAGACTCGAAAAGCAGTCTCCCATTTTTTTCTAATCTTGTTATTTCATTATAAGTTTTAACTTTATATATATGTCCATCAACTTCAAAATTAATTACCTTTTTCTTTTCATCCATTAGATGATTACCAAAACTTAAAGTATTATCATCTTCTACCCTGATTAATTCTTGAATACCAGCCATCTTTACCCTCCTATATTGTCGTAAAAAGTTGAATAACTACATTATATATTATTTTATATTTAATTACCAGTAGAAAATTAATTTGTTACCTATAAATTACTGATTTGACATATATTCCTATCAAAATCATCTATTAATATTTTATCTATTATAACATAATACCTATGAAAATAATATGGTAATTATTTTAAACAGTAAAAATCAATTCATCTTCTGATACATCTACAATAACTTTGTCCCCATATTTGATTTTCTTATCTAGTAATTCTTCAGCTAGTTTGTCTTCTACCTTTGATTGAATAGCCCTTCTTAGTGGTCTAGCACCATAGGCTTCATCAAAACCTTCTTTTGCCAGATAGTCTTTTGCTTCATCAGTTACTTCAAGCTCAATACCAACATTTTTCTTAAGCCTTATTGCAACTTGACTTATCATGATTCCAACAATTTCACGTATGTTTTCTTTAGTCAATGAATGGAATACTATAAGTTCATCAATTCTGTTAAGGAATTCTGGTCTGAATAATCTCTTGACTTCATCCATTACATTTTTTCTCATATCCTCATAGTTTTTCTTTTCATCTACTTCAGAAACAAAACCTAATTTTATTGGTGAAACAATATTTCTTGCACCAACATTAGAAGTCATTATTATTACGGTATTTTTAAAATTGACTTTTCTTCCCTGAGAATCTGTTATATGTCCATCATCAAGAACCTGTAATAATATATTAAAGACTTCTGGATGAGCTTTCTCTACTTCATCAAATAGAATTACTGAATATGGTTTTCTTCTTATTTTCTCACTTACTTGACCACCTTCATCATAACCAACATATCCTGGAGGTGACCCTATCAATTTGGAAACACTGTGTTTTTCCATATACTCAGACATATCAACTCTTATAAGTGCACTTTCATCTCCAAACAATGCTTCGGCTAAAGCTTTAGTGAGTTCAGTTTTCCCAACACCTGTTGGACCTAAGAATAAGAATGAACCTATAGGTCTTTTAGGATCTTTTAGCCCTACTCTTCCTCTTCTTATAGCTTTTGAAATCGCTGTAACTGCTTCATCTTGTCCAACAACTCTCTTATGAAGATATTCTTCAAGATGCTTAAGCTTTTCACCTTCTTCTTCAGTAAGCTTTTTAACTGGTATTCCTGTCCAACTTGATACTATATCAGCTATTTCTTCCTCTTTAACTGTTTGATTGGACATAGAATTCTTGGATTGCCATTCAAGTTTTGAAGCTTCTAATTTTTCTTTAATCTCATTTTGCTTTCTCTTGATAACTCCGGCCTTCTCGTATTCTTCAGTTTTTATAGCTATCTCTTTATCTTTTTCCAGTTCTTCTAATTCTCTTTCGAGTTCTTTAATATCAGGTGGTGCTGTAAAAGTGCTAAGTCTTACTTTGGAGGAAGCTTCATCTATTAAATCTATCGCCTTATCTGGTAGATAACGGTCAGTTATATATCTATTTGATAATTTTACCGCAGCAATTACAGCTTCATCTTTTATAGTGACTTTATGATGGGCTTCATACATACCTTTTAATCCTCTGAGTATTTCTATTGATTCATCTTCTGAAGGTTCTTCTACCTTAACAGGTTGGAATCTTCTTTCCAGCGCTGAATCTTTTTCTATATGTTTTCTGTACTCATCTAATGTAGTAGCCCCTATAAGTTGAATTTCTCCTCTTGCTAGAGAAGGCTTCAATATATTTGAAGCATCAATAGCTCCTTCTGCAGCTCCTGCTCCCACTATCGTATGAATTTCATCAATAAATAATAAAACATTTCCTGCTTCTTTTATTTCTTTTAATGCCTTCTTGATTCGATCTTCAAATTCTCCTCTATATTTTGAACCTGCAACCATTGATGATAAATCAAGAGCTACCACTCTTTTATCTTTTAATGTCTCTGGAATATTACCATCACAGATTCTTTGAGCTAATCCTTCTGCAATAGCGGTCTTACCTACACCAGGTTCTCCTATAAGGCATGGATTATTTTTAGTCCTTCTACTAAGTATCTGTATGACTCTTTCAATTTCTCTATCCCTACCTATTATAGGGTCAAATTCTCCCGCTCTTGACATATTAGTTAAATCTCTACTGAATTGGTCTAATACGGGAGTATTTGTTTTTTTATTAAGAACTTTTACGTCAGTTTCTTTATTAAGAGGTGATTCTCCAAGATTTTTTAAAATAAGTTGATATAATTTTTGGACAGTTACACCTGAACTGCTTATTAATTTTACAGCAATACAATCTGTTTCTTTTAATAAAGCAAGTAATATATGTTCAGTACCTATCATCGTTGTCTTCATACTAACCGCTTCACGTAAACTTGATTCAAGCACTCTTTTTGCTCTCGGTGTAAAATCTTCTACATTTGAAACCGTAACATTGCCTATTATACCTATCTTTTTAATCTTTTCTAATATAACCTCTTCCGTTATACCTTGGCTATTTAATATCTTACCAGCAACTCCTCTGCCTTCTTTTATTAGACCCAAGAGGATGTGCTCTGTTCCAACATAACCAATACCTAATTCCTTAGCTATTTGTCTAGATAAATTAATAGCTTCTTGAGCACGTCCAGTAAATCTACCCATCATAAGTTAACTCAAATCCTTTCTTATATAATAATTTATATTATCTTTGGCAAGTTGTTTCTTATATAAGTTGCTCTTTCTATGTCTCTTTCTTCCAATCTCAACTCTTTATTTATATTTTTTTGAAGATTAGCAGGCTGTATACAAGTCATCAATCCATATATATTAATAGGATTGTTAACATCTGACTTAAATATTCCCAATTCATATCCAAGTTTTATATCAGATAATAGACTCATAGCTTCCTTAGATGTGATAATTCTAGCATTAGCTAAAACACCATAGGAACGGAATACAGCATCTTCAAATTGCAACCTTTTCGCACTTAACAATTTTATTCTCAAAGCTCTCTCTTGTTCTACAATTTGCTTTGTTAAGCTAGTTAGATTATCTATAATCTCATTTTCTGAATGACCAAGTGTAATCTGATTAGATATCTGAAATACACTTCCTCTCGCTTTGGATCCTTCACCATAGATACCTCTAACCGTTATACCAAATTTTCCGATAGCATCTAAAATAAATTGTAGTTTTCCTGTTGTTTCAAGTGCTGGAACATGTATCATATATGAAGCCCTAAGCCCTGTTCCAACATTGGTAGGACAAGAAGTCAAATAGCCTATTTTCTCATCATATGCATAAGTTATTTTTTTTTCTAATAAATCATCTATTTTATAAGCATTGTCTAGTGCCTCTTGTAAATTTAATCCATTAGTTATAGATTGAATACGAAGGTGGTCCTCTTCATTAATCATAATGCTTATACTTTCATCTTCTGATAGAATCAATCCAGTAGGAATTGATGACCGTACGAAATTAGGACTGATAACATGACGTTCAACCATAGCTATTTTTTCTATTGGGGATAATTCATCCATATTGATGGAACGAAAGTAACTGTTATCTTCATGTATGTTTATAACTGCATCTTTTACATCTCCTATAATCATAACAGCATCTTCATCTGATATTTTACTAGGGAAATTATATTTTTCAATATTCCTGGCTAATCTAACTCTACTAGATATAACTACATCATCACTAACAGAATTTTTTTCAAACCATTTTAACATATGCCGCCCTCCTTCTTTAATGCTCTTATAGCATCTCGAAACTTAGCAGCATCTTCATATTCTTCTTTAATTACAGCTTCTTTCAGTTGGTTTTCTAAAGATTGTATTTGTCTTCTAACAATTATTTTCCCACCCGTTCTCTTTGGTATTTTACCTACATGGACATTACTTCCATGAACTCTTTTGATAACGGGGCTAAGAAGATTAGCAAAAGTTTTATAACATTCACTGCATCCGAATTTACCTTTTTTCTTGAATTCTTCATATGTCATACCACATTTATTACAACTAATAACATCTTTTTTATCATATTTGCTAATAATGTTTTTATTAATATCCAAAAGACTGCTAAGGAAACTTTCAAAGGAAATATCATTTTGTGGATACAGTCCTTTTACTTCCATAGCACATTTACTGCATAAATGAATTTCTTGTTTTTTTCCATCAACAGTTTTATTTAAGTATACAGTCGCAGGTTCTTTATGGCATCTTTCACATAACATGATTAATTCCCTCTTTATTAAAATAATATTTTTCTAAATGTATAGAACAGAACTTGTCTAAGTACTATAAATAAAAAAGTGACCAAGATTATTCACTTTTTTATTATAACCTATAATTACTAAGGTTCAACTATATATTAATCCATACAAACATTTTACTACATAAATACATATTTTACCAACATTACATACATATAATATTATATCATATTAATAGAGAAATTGGACAATTTTTTAAATCATTATTTTTATTTGTTTTTACTTATTAGATTTTCAAGATCTTGTTCTGTAACTGCATTTACATAGCCAATAATTTCTCCTTGTTTACTAATTACATATGTGGTTGGATATCCATTGATATAATAATTATCTGTTGCAGTACCATCAGAATCAAAGACTACAGGAAATGTTACATTCAAATTATTTAACCAATTCAATACTTCACTAACTGGCTTTTCATTGGCATCGTGCTGTACGTTAACTCCTATTATTGCTACTTCATCTTTATATTTATTATATATCCTTTGAAAAGCAGGCATTTCTTCTCTACAATAAGTACACCATGTTGTAAAGAAATTTACCAATATCAATTTTCCTTTATAATCAGATAATGTATAATTACTACCTTTTCCATTACTTAATGTAAAATCAGGTGCAGAAAAAGTTTGTGTCACTTCATTATCCGTTCCAGTTTCTTTGTCACCTTCTGGTACTTCTTCTGTTTTATTCTTATTGCTCTCATCTGTGGTTGGTTGCTGTGGTTCCTGTTTATCTTCTACTTTTTCTTCTACTGTATCTTTCTCTTCTACTTGTTCCTCTTTGGCCTTTTCTTCATTAGTCTTATCCCCATCAGTTTCATCCTCTGTAGTTTCATCTTCATCTAAGATATCCTTATCATCTTCACCATTCAATTCTATATCAGTATCATTACCACCATTTATTTCATTTTCACTATCATCTTTATCTTTTTTACATCCAGTCATCAAGATAAGAACTAATACCAACATTATTATCATATTTATTTTTTTCTTGGTCTTCATTAATAATCACCTCTATTTATAGTTAATTTTGTTTTCTTTAAAATTCTTAACTTTATTTCATTACTTATACATTTATTTTGATACCACCAACAGTGATAACGTATTGGTGTACAACATGATACCCATAATAATCATTAATAATCCTGCAACAAATTTAATCTTATCAAAATACTTATAGATTCTTTTATAATTGTTAATGAATCTACTTAGTAATAATGCTGATATTAAAAATGGTATCGCAAAACCGATTGAATAAACCAACATCATAAATCCTGCTCTCATATAATCTTTCTCAAAACTAGCTAAAAAAAGTATAGTTCCAATAATTGGTCCATTACAAGGTGTCCACCCAAAACTAAATGTTATTCCAAGTAGTAATGACTTTAGAAAATTAGGACTATAGTTTTTGTAATGATATTTCTTTTCTTTATTGAATAGCTTTATCTTGAATACTCCAAGAAAATAAAGTCCAAAAATGATTACTAATATTCCTCCTACTTTCCTTATAGAATCTTGATATCTTACTAGAGTATCATTAATAACTTTTGCTCCAAATCCTAGAGTTATATTAAGTATAGAAAGCCCAAGTACAAATGCAATAGCATTAATAATCATTATCTTTCTTATGTCTTTATTATTTTCTAGATTCGTAATTGTAGTCCCTGCAAGATAACTAAAATACAAAGGTAGTAAGGGTAATACACAAGGAGTAAAAAAGGATAAAAAGCCATTAAATATCGCTACCCAAAAAGTCAATTCATTTCCCATATATGTTTTACTGCCTCCTAAATCTAAATATTTCATACTGATTTTCAAGTTGCAAGTTCTTCATTTATATATTACTATATTACAATTAACAAATCCATAACATTCTTAAAAGTTAACATAATAGTAAAAAACTTAACAAAATGTCCACAACTATAAGCATTAAAGAAAAATAAGTTAATTTATATAAAAAATGCTCCCCCTTGACTCATTAATTAAGGCAATATTGGTCCATCTTCAGTGTCTTGTTCTACATTTGAAATCATCCTTTTGAACATATCACCATCTACTGCTCCCGACCTAGCCATCATACCAATTTCATGTGATGTTAGATTACCCATATAAGGACGTTCATTCTTAACATTTGGATATGGTTTATCTTCTGTAATTTCTTGTGATACACCATTATCATTATCATAATTAGCATTTTCAATTTTTTCACTAATTCCTGATTCTTTCTTAATTTTATTAGTATTACTTTTATTATCATTGGATCCTACTTGTTTCATGTTGATTATCCTTTCGTTGAATAATATTTTTTTCTAAAAAAATAGAGATAGCTGTAACTATCTCTATTTAGTGTATGTTATTATTATATTATTATACAAATTGAATTTAAGAATTCGCAGTTCTTTTTAACTGCTTAATTGCAGAATCTACTGTTGGTATGAATAATAGAATAACTGTCAAAAACACTTCAACTGCTATATAAGATATGTTATATGCAATGGAATATAACACAGGATCCATATTTACTCCTTCAGCATAACTAGTAAAGAATATGACCCCTGTCAAAAAGTGGCATATGAATCTTCCAAAAGTCCCTATGAATAGACCTTTTAATAATCCGTTTTGTGATTTTTTAAAGATTCCAGACAAACCAAGAGCACCAAATGCAATAGGATAATCCAATAACAATTGAGCCGGATGAACTACCCAAGGGTCGATTATCAACTGTAACAATCCATACGTAATACCACATATTACACCTTGAGTTGTGCCAAACCAGTATCCGATAAGTACAATAAACAGCATACTGAATGGTGTTATCGAACCACCTTGTGGAAGTTTAATAATCTTTAACTGAGATAATACAACAGCTATAGCTATTGCAATTGCTGAATATACTAATTCTTTAGTCTTCATGGTTTTTGACTTACTTCCAATAGATACTACTAACAGCAATAACAATAATGCTACTACGACAATAATAATTTGTCCTAGTGTTGAAGTAATTATTTTTTGCAATTCACCAGTAGAAATTGCATTCTGAAATTCTTGAAACATAATAAAAATCCTCCTTATATTTAGGAAGATCATTGACTGAAAGTAAACATATTAAATCGATCTAACGCTTCCCTACGACGGCATTACCCGCATCAGGTAAAAAGGGTCAGTAACAATATACTTTCTCAGCCAACTGGCTCCCCTAGCTAATTTTATATCACACATAATTTACTATTTTTTTACACATTTGTCAAGTCTTATATTTTTATAATTCCTTAGCTGGACTTTCAACCATTTCTTTTTCTACACTGGCTATCATTCTTTTGACCATTTCTCCACCTAATTTCCCTGCTCCTGCCATAGAACCTATCTGTGTAGATGTTAAATCAGCCATATATGAATCATCACTATATATATGTTTCCTGCTTTGTTCCTTATTTTCCGTTATGTTAATGTCTTTCACTATAATCCCATCCTTTTTGATTTTTATATCAGTATGATTATAGTTTTAATAATTAATAATATATTTATTCATTATAATTATTTAATTTAAGGATATGAATATATCTATAGTCTGGTTATTCATATCTTCTGAATCATTATGATACAATTCAAAATCAGTATCATATTTTCTATTCAAATCCAT
Encoded proteins:
- a CDS encoding TlpA family protein disulfide reductase, with the translated sequence MKTKKKINMIIMLVLVLILMTGCKKDKDDSENEINGGNDTDIELNGEDDKDILDEDETTEDETDGDKTNEEKAKEEQVEEKDTVEEKVEDKQEPQQPTTDESNKNKTEEVPEGDKETGTDNEVTQTFSAPDFTLSNGKGSNYTLSDYKGKLILVNFFTTWCTYCREEMPAFQRIYNKYKDEVAIIGVNVQHDANEKPVSEVLNWLNNLNVTFPVVFDSDGTATDNYYINGYPTTYVISKQGEIIGYVNAVTEQDLENLISKNK
- a CDS encoding cytochrome c biogenesis CcdA family protein, producing the protein MGNELTFWVAIFNGFLSFFTPCVLPLLPLYFSYLAGTTITNLENNKDIRKIMIINAIAFVLGLSILNITLGFGAKVINDTLVRYQDSIRKVGGILVIIFGLYFLGVFKIKLFNKEKKYHYKNYSPNFLKSLLLGITFSFGWTPCNGPIIGTILFLASFEKDYMRAGFMMLVYSIGFAIPFLISALLLSRFINNYKRIYKYFDKIKFVAGLLMIIMGIMLYTNTLSLLVVSK
- a CDS encoding UvrB/UvrC motif-containing protein, whose translation is MLCERCHKEPATVYLNKTVDGKKQEIHLCSKCAMEVKGLYPQNDISFESFLSSLLDINKNIISKYDKKDVISCNKCGMTYEEFKKKGKFGCSECYKTFANLLSPVIKRVHGSNVHVGKIPKRTGGKIIVRRQIQSLENQLKEAVIKEEYEDAAKFRDAIRALKKEGGIC
- a CDS encoding protein arginine kinase; its protein translation is MLKWFEKNSVSDDVVISSRVRLARNIEKYNFPSKISDEDAVMIIGDVKDAVINIHEDNSYFRSINMDELSPIEKIAMVERHVISPNFVRSSIPTGLILSEDESISIMINEEDHLRIQSITNGLNLQEALDNAYKIDDLLEKKITYAYDEKIGYLTSCPTNVGTGLRASYMIHVPALETTGKLQFILDAIGKFGITVRGIYGEGSKARGSVFQISNQITLGHSENEIIDNLTSLTKQIVEQERALRIKLLSAKRLQFEDAVFRSYGVLANARIITSKEAMSLLSDIKLGYELGIFKSDVNNPINIYGLMTCIQPANLQKNINKELRLEERDIERATYIRNNLPKII
- a CDS encoding ATP-dependent Clp protease ATP-binding subunit, encoding MMGRFTGRAQEAINLSRQIAKELGIGYVGTEHILLGLIKEGRGVAGKILNSQGITEEVILEKIKKIGIIGNVTVSNVEDFTPRAKRVLESSLREAVSMKTTMIGTEHILLALLKETDCIAVKLISSSGVTVQKLYQLILKNLGESPLNKETDVKVLNKKTNTPVLDQFSRDLTNMSRAGEFDPIIGRDREIERVIQILSRRTKNNPCLIGEPGVGKTAIAEGLAQRICDGNIPETLKDKRVVALDLSSMVAGSKYRGEFEDRIKKALKEIKEAGNVLLFIDEIHTIVGAGAAEGAIDASNILKPSLARGEIQLIGATTLDEYRKHIEKDSALERRFQPVKVEEPSEDESIEILRGLKGMYEAHHKVTIKDEAVIAAVKLSNRYITDRYLPDKAIDLIDEASSKVRLSTFTAPPDIKELERELEELEKDKEIAIKTEEYEKAGVIKRKQNEIKEKLEASKLEWQSKNSMSNQTVKEEEIADIVSSWTGIPVKKLTEEEGEKLKHLEEYLHKRVVGQDEAVTAISKAIRRGRVGLKDPKRPIGSFLFLGPTGVGKTELTKALAEALFGDESALIRVDMSEYMEKHSVSKLIGSPPGYVGYDEGGQVSEKIRRKPYSVILFDEVEKAHPEVFNILLQVLDDGHITDSQGRKVNFKNTVIIMTSNVGARNIVSPIKLGFVSEVDEKKNYEDMRKNVMDEVKRLFRPEFLNRIDELIVFHSLTKENIREIVGIMISQVAIRLKKNVGIELEVTDEAKDYLAKEGFDEAYGARPLRRAIQSKVEDKLAEELLDKKIKYGDKVIVDVSEDELIFTV